From the Oceanicaulis alexandrii DSM 11625 genome, one window contains:
- a CDS encoding TonB-dependent receptor: MVRTSFRAAALSTVASLSLLTGSGAAFAFVQSDPGARGSDIASSSERAVDFDIAEQPLQTALIEYARQSGQSLLYSPDLVDGLTANAVRGRMTPTLALSRLLSGADLDMQRSASGAILLRQSRAVEAREAPATETTNPAPSRSEGAASESLIEANGQAEPDVLPIDTITVTGTSIRGVNPESSPLDIYSREDFQRLGVLTTDQLLRAIPQNINTTSSIGGLAVSRELNARSVNAVDLRGLGAGSTLTLLNGRRLPLADVGETADASLIPLGAVERVEVLTDGASSIYGADAVAGVVNFVLRDDFEGAETSVSYTTRGDGGYSAGQFDQVLGTSWSGGGAIASLSAATSGPFLTDEVDFSNTPDTYLAPLDQRYSAFVSARQHIGASAEVFADILYTDRRTKTSTREDGFFQATSLSNTQTEQVVATVGGRIQPVRDWQFELLATYGDYTNNLNIVRFFDDGRLRETNGAQDFSSLEVTGKLDGTLVSLASGDVGFALGGGYLEQELGFGPMRADRATSYAFGELAVPLISRDMAMPLVQRLELNLSGRYTDTTDFGDSFDPKVGVLWAINDALKLRGTYGQAFRAPSLPDLIPSETSYVILPVTGPLGSFPDPFSDDQSTVYYVVGPISNPDLGPETSEAFTLGFDFAPAWIDGLTLSSSYFNIDYTDRIAQPPDAFEIAADPETYFDLITDEVSPEIIAATLPGAIGLFDARTGDYSTTLDPDAIAADVTHIIYNGLTNIASQQTSGFDVSLDYSAPASFGTWNVGAAFTYMLENKERISAGAPVVERVGTLTYPVEFRGRLNAGFQSGGWSSQLQLNYVDSYTNTSVTPAEPVDRWVTVDLITGFSFADRHGDLLSGLRVGLNVRNLFNEDPPFARSNSASTIGTDLGVNYDPTNADPFGRLFTLSLSKEW; the protein is encoded by the coding sequence ATGGTTCGTACGAGCTTTCGTGCAGCGGCGTTGAGCACTGTTGCATCACTCTCGCTTCTAACAGGGTCCGGCGCGGCATTCGCCTTTGTTCAGTCAGATCCGGGGGCGCGGGGGAGTGATATTGCGTCATCGTCTGAACGCGCCGTGGATTTCGATATTGCAGAGCAGCCGCTTCAGACAGCTCTGATCGAGTATGCACGCCAAAGCGGACAATCGCTTCTGTATTCGCCGGACCTCGTTGACGGACTTACGGCGAATGCGGTTCGGGGGCGGATGACGCCGACACTGGCCTTGTCGCGACTTTTGTCCGGCGCTGATCTGGACATGCAGCGCAGTGCCTCGGGCGCGATCCTGTTGCGCCAGTCCAGAGCAGTAGAGGCGCGCGAGGCCCCCGCAACAGAGACGACGAACCCGGCGCCGAGCCGTTCTGAAGGCGCGGCGTCAGAGAGCTTGATCGAGGCCAATGGGCAAGCTGAGCCTGATGTTTTGCCGATCGATACGATCACGGTGACAGGCACCAGCATTCGGGGTGTGAACCCGGAAAGCTCGCCGCTGGATATTTATTCCCGCGAGGACTTTCAAAGGCTCGGGGTCCTGACGACAGATCAGCTGCTTCGCGCCATTCCGCAGAACATCAATACCACCAGCTCGATTGGCGGGCTCGCCGTCAGCCGCGAGCTCAATGCCCGTTCTGTCAATGCCGTGGATCTGCGCGGTCTGGGCGCGGGGTCAACGCTGACGCTTCTGAATGGACGGCGTCTGCCATTGGCGGATGTTGGTGAGACAGCGGATGCGTCGCTCATCCCTTTGGGGGCTGTAGAGCGCGTGGAGGTTCTCACTGATGGCGCATCCTCGATTTATGGCGCGGATGCTGTCGCTGGGGTCGTCAATTTCGTCTTGCGGGATGACTTTGAAGGGGCGGAGACCTCGGTCAGCTACACCACGAGAGGCGATGGCGGTTATTCGGCGGGGCAATTTGATCAGGTTCTGGGAACCAGCTGGTCTGGCGGCGGGGCGATCGCCTCGCTCTCTGCTGCGACGTCCGGCCCGTTCCTGACTGATGAGGTCGATTTCAGCAACACGCCCGATACCTATCTGGCGCCACTTGACCAGCGCTATTCCGCCTTTGTCTCGGCGCGCCAGCACATTGGCGCATCGGCTGAAGTGTTCGCCGATATTCTCTATACCGACCGGCGGACGAAAACCTCGACCCGTGAGGACGGGTTCTTTCAGGCCACCTCACTGAGCAATACCCAGACTGAGCAGGTCGTCGCCACGGTCGGTGGGCGCATCCAGCCGGTGCGTGACTGGCAGTTCGAGCTTCTGGCGACTTATGGCGATTACACGAACAACCTGAACATTGTCAGGTTCTTCGATGACGGCCGCCTGCGTGAGACGAACGGCGCCCAGGATTTCAGCTCGCTTGAAGTGACGGGAAAGCTCGATGGTACGCTGGTATCCCTGGCCTCCGGGGATGTCGGCTTTGCGTTGGGCGGCGGCTATCTTGAACAGGAACTCGGTTTCGGTCCGATGCGGGCTGACCGGGCGACGAGTTATGCCTTTGGCGAGTTGGCTGTTCCCCTCATCAGTCGCGATATGGCGATGCCTCTGGTTCAGCGTCTCGAGCTGAACCTGTCCGGTCGTTACACCGACACGACCGATTTCGGAGACAGTTTTGATCCGAAAGTCGGCGTGCTTTGGGCCATTAATGACGCACTCAAGCTGCGGGGCACATATGGTCAGGCGTTTCGTGCGCCCAGTCTGCCCGATCTGATTCCGAGCGAGACGAGCTATGTCATCCTGCCGGTGACCGGGCCGCTCGGAAGCTTTCCCGATCCCTTCTCCGATGATCAATCCACCGTGTATTACGTCGTGGGACCGATCAGCAATCCTGACCTGGGGCCTGAAACGTCAGAGGCTTTCACCCTGGGGTTTGATTTTGCGCCGGCCTGGATCGATGGCCTCACGCTCTCGAGCAGCTATTTCAATATCGACTATACAGACCGTATCGCCCAGCCGCCGGATGCGTTCGAGATCGCGGCTGATCCGGAGACCTATTTCGACCTGATCACGGATGAGGTGTCGCCCGAAATCATCGCGGCGACCTTGCCGGGGGCGATCGGCCTGTTTGACGCCCGGACCGGCGACTATTCAACGACGCTGGATCCGGACGCGATCGCGGCCGATGTCACCCATATCATATATAACGGCCTGACAAACATCGCCTCCCAGCAGACCTCCGGCTTCGACGTTTCGCTCGACTATAGTGCGCCTGCCTCTTTCGGCACGTGGAATGTCGGGGCGGCGTTCACTTACATGCTGGAAAACAAAGAGCGCATCAGCGCCGGCGCGCCGGTTGTGGAGCGCGTGGGCACGCTGACCTACCCGGTCGAATTTCGCGGGCGCCTGAACGCCGGGTTTCAAAGTGGCGGCTGGTCCAGCCAGCTCCAACTCAACTATGTCGACAGCTACACCAACACGTCAGTGACCCCGGCCGAACCGGTGGATCGCTGGGTGACGGTCGATCTCATCACCGGGTTCTCCTTCGCGGACCGGCATGGCGATCTGCTCTCGGGCCTGAGAGTGGGACTGAATGTCCGCAATCTGTTCAACGAGGACCCGCCGTTCGCGCGGTCGAACTCGGCGTCGACTATCGGCACCGATCTGGGCGTGAACTACGACCCGACAAATGCCGATCCTTTCGGCCGCCTCTTCACCCTCAGCCTCAGCAAGGAGTGGTAG
- a CDS encoding FecR family protein, translating to MRTPELSRHEINQHREAAALWSERLREAGADPDLQARFEEWCGDDPAKREAFRQAEAAWRLARSVAHEPEVLELRNKVLSRAASERKPVFSAARLSILAASVVVCVGFGFLLANWAMPGASVEPSMVIAEQAASDFETQIGERLETTLADGSTMTLGTSSRARVAFSDQERLVELVSGQAYFDVAHEDGREFVVLAAGRRVTAVGTAFEVRVDSAQVSVTLVEGNVVVDAPVAVDQGAAGEFARSERAELSPGEQLVQIADAPPSVATVDARRLTSWLDGLLIFQDEPLSVAVAEMNRYARRPIVIADEQLSGLRLSGAFTAGQSTGFVEALAEYFPEVRIDETDHAIILRSAT from the coding sequence ATGCGTACGCCAGAACTCTCAAGACATGAGATTAACCAGCACCGCGAAGCGGCGGCGCTGTGGAGTGAGCGTTTGCGTGAAGCGGGTGCGGATCCTGACTTGCAAGCCCGCTTCGAGGAATGGTGCGGCGACGATCCGGCCAAGCGCGAAGCCTTCCGGCAGGCTGAAGCGGCCTGGCGTCTTGCTCGCTCGGTTGCACATGAACCTGAGGTGCTTGAGCTGCGCAACAAGGTGTTGTCGCGAGCGGCGTCTGAACGAAAGCCGGTGTTCAGCGCGGCGCGACTGAGCATACTCGCAGCCAGTGTTGTGGTCTGCGTCGGATTTGGGTTCCTGCTGGCCAATTGGGCGATGCCGGGCGCATCTGTCGAGCCTTCCATGGTGATCGCCGAGCAGGCGGCGTCAGACTTCGAAACGCAGATTGGCGAGCGGCTCGAAACCACCCTTGCTGACGGGTCCACCATGACTCTGGGAACATCCAGCCGGGCGCGGGTCGCCTTTTCAGACCAGGAACGACTGGTGGAGCTGGTTTCAGGGCAAGCCTATTTCGACGTGGCCCACGAGGACGGACGCGAGTTCGTGGTTCTGGCGGCGGGGCGGCGGGTCACAGCGGTCGGCACAGCGTTTGAAGTACGTGTGGACAGCGCGCAGGTCTCAGTCACCCTTGTTGAAGGCAATGTTGTCGTCGATGCGCCCGTCGCCGTGGACCAGGGCGCCGCAGGAGAATTTGCACGATCCGAGCGCGCTGAACTGTCTCCGGGCGAGCAGCTGGTGCAGATCGCAGACGCTCCGCCGAGCGTGGCGACGGTGGATGCCCGCCGGTTGACCAGTTGGCTGGATGGCTTGCTGATTTTCCAGGATGAGCCGCTTTCCGTCGCCGTGGCGGAAATGAACAGATACGCCCGCCGTCCAATCGTCATCGCGGATGAGCAGCTATCTGGTTTGCGGTTGAGCGGGGCTTTCACCGCGGGCCAGTCGACCGGCTTTGTCGAGGCTCTGGCTGAGTATTTCCCTGAAGTGCGGATCGATGAAACGGACCACGCCATAATCCTGCGCAGCGCGACCTAG
- a CDS encoding RNA polymerase sigma factor, whose amino-acid sequence MAESARGGGRPPVPSHEDADQAVRWETLNREFQGPLTGFFSKRVADRDEVRDLIQEVFLRLIRRGDHGEIDHIRGYVFQVARSVLADHLRRRQVRRTDAHEPFDVDQHGGSDFSPERVLLSKEELNRLMQALQELPQRTQDVFVLRAFENYKYADIARLMAISTRSVEKHMAKALAYVGAALDRDETGR is encoded by the coding sequence ATGGCTGAAAGCGCAAGAGGGGGTGGTCGGCCGCCTGTCCCGTCTCATGAAGACGCGGATCAGGCTGTACGCTGGGAAACCCTGAATCGCGAGTTCCAGGGCCCTCTGACAGGCTTCTTCTCAAAGAGGGTTGCGGATCGTGACGAGGTCCGCGATCTCATACAGGAAGTGTTCCTGAGACTGATCCGGCGCGGTGACCACGGTGAGATCGATCATATCCGGGGCTATGTGTTTCAGGTCGCCCGAAGTGTGTTGGCCGATCATCTGCGGCGTCGTCAGGTTCGTAGAACGGATGCGCATGAACCCTTCGATGTCGATCAGCATGGCGGTTCGGATTTTTCTCCCGAGCGCGTCTTACTCAGCAAGGAAGAGTTGAACCGTCTGATGCAGGCGCTGCAGGAATTGCCTCAGCGCACCCAGGATGTGTTCGTGCTTCGCGCGTTCGAGAACTACAAGTATGCAGATATTGCGCGCCTGATGGCGATCTCCACCCGGTCAGTGGAGAAGCATATGGCAAAGGCGCTCGCCTATGTCGGCGCAGCGCTGGATCGGGACGAGACAGGCCGATGA
- a CDS encoding SIMPL domain-containing protein, giving the protein MIRTVFLAAALMTTTALPAAAVAQTAPAQEQTAQLSLSATGEVRITPDQAQVSAGVVTEARTAAEALRANSQRMQRVFSALEEAGVEARDIQTSQLNVSPVYSQPSSRDGGTREITGYSARNTVTALVRGMDSVGPAIDALFEAGANSLNGVTFSSSEADAAETEARRRAVAELYETRDLYAEAGGFTVERLLNFSESGGYAPQPVMFSRAMAMEDSATPVSGGELVVSITVNGAWEIEG; this is encoded by the coding sequence ATGATCCGCACCGTTTTTCTCGCCGCCGCCTTGATGACCACCACCGCCCTGCCCGCTGCGGCGGTCGCCCAAACCGCGCCTGCGCAAGAACAGACCGCGCAGCTGAGCCTGTCCGCCACCGGCGAAGTGCGCATCACCCCGGACCAGGCGCAGGTCTCCGCCGGCGTCGTCACCGAAGCGCGCACGGCGGCCGAAGCCCTGCGCGCCAACAGCCAACGCATGCAGCGCGTGTTCAGCGCCCTCGAAGAGGCCGGCGTCGAAGCGCGCGACATTCAGACCAGCCAGCTCAATGTCAGCCCGGTCTATTCCCAGCCGTCCAGCCGCGATGGCGGCACGCGTGAGATCACCGGCTACAGCGCGCGCAACACCGTCACCGCTTTGGTGCGCGGCATGGATAGCGTCGGCCCGGCCATCGACGCCTTGTTCGAGGCGGGCGCAAATTCACTCAACGGCGTGACGTTTTCCAGCTCTGAAGCGGACGCCGCCGAGACCGAAGCGCGTCGACGCGCCGTGGCCGAGCTTTACGAGACCCGTGACCTCTATGCCGAGGCCGGCGGGTTCACCGTCGAGCGTCTGCTGAACTTCTCTGAAAGCGGCGGCTATGCGCCCCAACCTGTGATGTTCTCTCGCGCCATGGCGATGGAAGATTCAGCTACCCCGGTTTCCGGCGGCGAACTGGTCGTCTCGATCACCGTCAACGGCGCCTGGGAAATCGAAGGCTGA